TGtgcgccgccttctcctcctccgtcttgGGAATCACCTTGAAGAAGCCGTCCAGCCGCACCTGCTGGCTGCTCTTCAGATTCTTCTCCAGTCGCGCACCCGCCCCCCGCACGCGGTCTTCCGAGAAGCCCTTCTCCGTTACAAGGTATTGCACGAGACCCTCCATGTCGGGCTTTTCCCACTTGAAGTCGCACAGCGGGTCGTCCGCCGGCCGCACGTCGGGGTTGAGGAAGAGCTCGCGGGCGTCCTGGTACGGCCAATCCTCAGGGATCACGTACTTCTGCTTCGGGTCGTTCTTGAACGCCTCGACGAGcgtctcgaggtcgccgtgCTCGCGGATCAGCTTGAGCGCCGTCGAAGGGCCGACCTTGGGGATGGGGTCGAGGTAATCGCAGCCGAGGAGGATGCAGAAGTCGACAAACTGTTTTTCCCCCCCGAGGCGTCAGTGACAAATGTGCGTGCAAATGATGAACCAGACGTACCTGCTTGCGCTCCATGCCGAGGCCCTCCAGCACCTTGTCGATGTGAACCTCCTGAATGGGCTCTTTGCGCTGCTCGCTGAAGGTCAAGTGGCGCAGCAGGATGGGGGTATCGAACGTGAGGGTGTCCATGTCCTCGCTGGCTGCGGCGTACACCTTTCCGGCACGCGCCAGCACGGCGCactgggcctcggcctcggtaGGAGCCACGATGAAGGGGATGCCCATGAGCTTGAGCAGCTTCTGGCAATCGGCGTTGTGCTCGCGCGTGACGCGCACCGTCCGGCGGGAGAACTTCTCaacctcctcggcggtgcccgtctccttggcctcctcgaggccctcggtGGCCTCCTGCTTTCTCTGGAAGCGCTTGGCAAGCTCGCCCGACTTGAGCTTGGGCGGGGCGCCATCGAAGACGTATAGGGGCTTGATGCCGTTGTCGACCATCCGGAGGGTTCGGTAGAAGAGACCCATGAGGTGTGATGTCGTCTCTCCGCTCTCGTTCGTGAGCTGCTGGCCATCGGATCGAACGGCGATGAGGAAGGAGTAGATGCTCATGGACCTGGGGGCTCGTTAGCGGGGAGGGCAGGCATAGGGCGTCTTTGTCGGGGGTTCCTACGCGTCCTATTCCATGTCAGCAGCACATCCAGTGTTCGAcaggcaaggcaaggcccGGAATGGACTCACAATTGCCACTTTGCGGCCAAAGTGCGCCTTAATCTCGCCCTCCTTAATAGCATCGGGGGCTTCCTCCTTGATGATCTGGAAGAGGTGCTTAATACCCATTTTGCGTCGCTGCCTACGGGCGCTGGTGTTGAGGAATGGAATGTGGTTTGTATGTCGTTCGCTATTCGGAGCTGGCAATGGACCGCGCAAGGGAAAGCCGTGGTGAAGTGTAAAGAGAATTATTTTCAGTCGAGGGCAGCTGGTGAAATTAGCTTGGAGGGGGGTAGAAAGCAAGGGAAAGACCGGGCAGGCACGACGCGTGCTGCACTTCTTTCATGACGCGCCTTTTCCCAGGTGGTCCCACCACGCGTTTAATTGACTGACAGTGTCAACAGCTGGTAGCGGCCGCCGCGGTACATCGTGAGAATTTCGCGCTGCTCACGGGGCATGTGTGGACTGATCCATATGACGGTCAGGAAACTAAGTACCCTGTAAAGGAAATTCTAGGTACCCATCAAAAAAACGCTGTAGCAAGAGaaaacaagtaccctggaaagaaatAAGTACCCTACAAAAGGTGCGGGTTGGCTGTCGATccgagtgagtgagtgccACGAAACGGCATTTGCCTCAATGTTTATCTCAACGCTCTCACAACATGAGACTCATAGAATCTGTGGCAACTTTGATTAGCATTTCCTTCACCGTAGCAGAAACCGCGCCTCGTGTCACTCAGTGGAATGGCTGTTTATGTGACCGAGGAAGCAGGAAACGCTCCTGTTGTCCACGGCAAGTGTACAAAGGGTTTCGCTTGATGATCGCGTCGTGGATTTCTCACTTTGTCAGATTGCCCCGTCTATGCTAAAGTTTCAGACCTGCGAGAGCATTCGACGGAGCGTCTGCTTCTTCGGCCTGTCGCCGCATATCATCAATTTTCAGCGTCATCCGACTTTCAATACGGGTGTGCAGGTCCCGCCACCTCTCGATTTCAAGCAGCCTCTCAGCATCAGCACCAAACATGAACCAGGTCAGTGACACGGCGCTTTGAACTTTTTCCTCTGGTGGACTCAGTCGTTAGTGCCTATGTCGACATGCGTTGATCTTGGCTTTGATTCGGGTCGGGCCTCACTAGAGTAGTTGTCTAGAAGTACCTTAAGGATAGTAGTAACGCTGTTCTGCAAGTCGTAGGGGCTGATGCCGAGGAGCATGATAGCTACTGGTAGTTCGAAATGCTCGAAAGCCATTGCCACGTCGACGGCTGTTTAGACTATTGTAGCGCTTACTGCCGGTAAAATGACCGTTCCATCTCCATCCGTAGCTCGTTCACGCGTATCCCCCATCTGTGCCAGTTTGCTTCTTCGCCTAGTCCAGGACAAACGTCGAAGAGGTCGCGGTCCACGAGCTCTTGCATGGAGACCTGACAAGATCTCCTAGGGTCGATGGCAAGTCTCCCTTGGGAAAGGTACTCTCCAAGGTAAAATAAACCGCTGTTGCGCCAGTTATGGAGAGTCTCGAGATCGAGCGCGTCCGAAATCCCTTGGAAAGCGGCGAGGACCTGTAAATCGCGAGCAAACACTTTGCAGCGAAACTGACGAGTGTCGACCGTCAGAATCATAACTTTCGAGACCTGTTGGCATTAGCGCTCGCTGACTACGTTGTATGAAAGCTTCTTCAGGGTACTATTCCGAAGAACCCTAAGCCAAGGGGCACCGTTTCGCAACGAGACAGCTCAGCATTGGTTACTCCCAATAAGAGTCGAGACTGGGTTCAGCCGCAGCGACTCCAGGTCACCATGCGCTGGCAACGCATGTCATGCATACCGGCCATTGGGAAAATGGAGAGCCAATCTTCGAATCATCTGTCGTACAACAGGAACCAGCCATGCCTAGTCAGACCTGCATCAGCTCGCTAGCGTCGCACCCAATCGTCCAGCCCCCAAGGTCGACGACTCCTCACATGAGGTCGCCGCCTGGAGACCGGGGTCTGCAGTCATCGTCTTGAAAGCCCTCAACCGTGGTAGCCTAGCGACACTCTGATCCTTCTGCGGTGGAAGAGCTGGGTAACGTGAGCCGTCGCGACAGTTGACGCGTCAACATcaaggggggaggaaagCAACTGCGTTTTCCATCCAGCAGTTCGTCAAGACAGCGACGCAAGAGCTTCACGACACGAGCCTGCCACACTCGGtcgcgtcgtcgccatgatCATCCCGAATCTGGAGATAGTGTACCCTTCAAACATCAAACTCGCACCGCCTGGATGGCGACCCCAAGTGAAGTAAAGAGAACCTCCAGGCTTCCAAGTGTCTTCAACTGGGGACTGTGGCTGACACCCCAGCGCAGCATCATCTGCATCCACGACCTGGGCGGGTCTCCCAAGTCAACATGGCACCACGACGAGTCCGGCAAGACCTGGATATCCGATCCCGATTTCCTCGGCGGCTCCCAGGACTCGGTCCGGGTGTGGACGTACGGCTACAActcggagccggcgccgaacATGACGCCCGCCAGCATCGCCCTCCACGCAGACGACcttctggcatcgatgatGAGCGAGTACAGAAAATGCCTCGTATGCACCGGTTTCTCGCGCTGTATGTTGCTCAGTGCTCACATGCTTGATTCCAGGGTGGCCCGACCATCTTCATCGCTCATGGGCTCGGGGGAACCATAGTCAAGAAGGTAGGCTCAGGGCCCCTTCGGCGTCTTCGTTTCTAATGAACTCCAATGTTAGGCGGCGGAGCTCTACACATGTTGCCCGCAGTATTTCATCATCAAAGACCTCACCGCAGGCATTGTCTTCCTAGACACCGTCCATCATCCGACTGATTCCGAGGGCGTCCTCAAGGCGGTCAACACAACAGTGACGACCAGCCTCACGAAGCACTCCATTAAGCCATCCGCCGATGACATTCGAGAGTTCGCAGAGGCTGTCCGCAAAGTCAACAAGGCCTTTGTCGACCAGACGATGCCCGGCTTCTTGATTCTGAACTGCGTTGCCAAGCGGCCAGTAAAACTtaccgacgacgacggcacaTCTTTCAAAGCTCTGGTGGGCAATGATGTTGGCCAGTCTCAAGGGCGGTGTACAGTTGCTGACAAGGACTCTAGGTTGTGCCCAAGGGCCGCGGTGAAATCGACTCTCTCAACGTTAGGACCGTATCGGTGGACTGCGACCACTTCGAGCTGACAAAActctcctcgccgtcgagccgGAGCCATGTCGTGCTGGTCGAGAACATCGAGTTCATGATGAAAAGCATCTCATCGAACAAGAAAAGGGCCTTCTTTCTCATGCCTTCGCCGACCCTGCCGAGCACCGGCAaccctcggccgccatctcCCGGTCCTCGTGAGTTTCGGTTCAGGAACTTCCACCAGACAATGCTGTTAATGACGCCTCAAAATCTGCAGCGAGACCCGGGAGACCCAAGCCTTTGCCACGGCCCCCAAACACGCCTGGTCCACCGCAACGAGACGGAAAGGAAGAGTCGTATAACCTGTGGATCAGGAAGAAGGAAACTGGTTAATCACTCAGCTGAACCCTGTGTGGGTGTGGTTCTGTTGGTTTCTAACAAGACCTGCAGAAAACGTCAAGAGCCATTTCGATCTCTTCCTCACCAAACTCGGCACATGGAACCAAGCACATCTCGGCTACGACATCCACCCAATGCCCGGAACATGCTCCTGGATACAGTCAGAGCCCGACTTCCAGAACTGGATCAAgtccatcaccgccgccgacctgtACGTCTGCGGAGGCGCCGGGTGCGGCAAGACGTATCTGGCAAAGTCCGTCGCCAACTACCTGATAGGGGACCGTTCCCGGTCGTCCCCTGGATACGACCACAGCGTGCTATCCTTCTTCTGCAATATGAGCGCGACCGGCAACAAGAGACCCCCTATCCTGGAGTACTTTATCAAGTCACTTTTGCGATCCTCGTCGTGGTTCCAATCCCTGTCGTCCGACTTCTGGCTTTCCCAAGACGACCGCAACAAGCTCGATCTGAAGTCTCTGTTCGAGATCCTACGCCAGTTGATGGCGAGCCCGCAGCTTAGCTTTGGGCCCCCGAAAACGACAGAGGTCTTTCTGATCGTGGACGGGCTTCAAGAGTGCGACGCATCCTACGTCCAGGAGTTCCTCCAGCTGGTCGCCAGCTTCATCGACAGTCCCGCCCCTCGAATCTCACCGCCGACGGGGCCCATCGACCCAACGCAGCCCTTCCCTCGGGAAACAGTCCGCTTCAAGTTCCTCTTCACGCACGCCCCGAACGAGATCATGTTCCTGGCGACGTCCCGGGCGGCCAGGATCAACATGACCGACGCGAACATCATGAAAGACATCGCCACGTACGTCGacaaggaggcggcggcgataCTCTCGGTCAGCGCGTCGGCGCAGCCTCTCCCGGAAATCCGCACCTGGATAAAGAGCACATCCGgcagcttcttcctcttcgccaAGTATTCCCTGCACGACGCGGTCGCGACAGCCAGGGACGGCGAGGACTACGGCTACTCCATCACCTCGAGAGCTCTGCCGTGCCCCGAACGGCTCGGACAGTACTACGATCACGAACTCCTCCCGCTGCTCCAGAGCATAGACAACCACAACTACGTCCTCTCGACGCTACAGATCGTCATCGGTGCCGAGAGGTTCATCAGCCGAGAAGAGGTCCGAGACGCCATCGCCTGCCTCCACGACGACCCCCGTCTGCGGTCCCTCAACATCCAGACCGTTCTCTGGCAGAGGTGTTCTCGGCTGATACGTGTCGATGCGAATCTCGAGTTCCACGTCTCCCACCCGTCCTTGCGTCTTCACTTCGCCTCCTACATCAgcgaagagcagcagcacgcAAACATGGCTTTCCTGTGCCTAAAGTATCTCTCACAACCCACCTTCGGACGCGGCTGtgcgacgccgtcttcggaGCTGTCGAGACAACATCCGTTCTACGATTATGCGGCTTACATGTGGGACAGCCATTTTCATCGATCCAACGGAGAAGGCCTGAAGTTGCTGCCCCAGCTCGGTCGTTTCATCACCTCTCCCTGTTACGATACTTGGTCCTCGTACATTTCCTGGCATACTGCCACGAATCAGTGGGTGTATGGATCGCCGATGTACCATGCCCTTATGTCAACCACATGGATTCCTCCTGTTATCGCTCTCACATGCGCTAACGCCGGCCATCTCGCTCACGAACTTGTCACAACCTACAGTGTGGCCGAGTCTGGACCAAAGTTCTGGAATCACGAGATAACGTACTCGATTTCCAAGTTTGTGCATAAGCTAACGGCTTCCCGTGCCATGGCGAAGCTATTCGAAAGCAGGGGTCCCGAGCCTGACTACTCCGTGcgggacgccgccggccacaCCCCTCTCATGAGGGCAGCGATGGCCCGCGAAGGCCTCCCCTACATGATCAAATTCTTCCTCCAGCGGACGCAGGACGTTAACGAACGAAGTTTCATCCACGGAGACACGGCGCTCCTGCTCCTCTGCCATTCCCTCCAaaccgacgacgatgacttCCTCGCCTACATGATGTCCCTGCTCCTCGATGCCGGGGCCGATCCCAACGTGTCTGGATTCCAAGGGAAGACGTGTCTCCTGGAGGCGTGCGAACGAAACTCGCCGACTATGGCGAGTATGCTCCTACGCGCCGGTGCTAGACCGGATAGCGCGAACATCGCCGGCATCACGCCCCTCTTCGAAGCCTTGATGAACTCGAGCGAGGACATGGTTGAGTTGCTCCTCGACTATGATGCTGACCAGAGTCTGGAGTTCCCTTGGCCAAACCAGCAAACGCCTCTCacggccgccatcgccgagcgCAACTTTGGCCTCTTCTGCCTCCTTCTGCACAGAGTTGACGACGTCAACCAGCTGGACGGTCTGGGTTTCGCACCCATCCATCTATTGACAGCGCCGGAGAACATCAGTTGGCTGGCCCGTCTCCTGGAACGgcccgacgtcgacctcgaactccTCTCGGACGGGTGGGAGGAAGATTGCACAAAGCCCGTACGTCGGACGCCTCTATGTTTTGCGATTGTCCATGACAACTTCAGAGCGGCCGAGATGCTCCTGGTAGCAGGCGCAAGCCCCTGCCGACACCCGGAAGCGACCGACGAAACACCGCTCTATATGGCCGTGAAGTTAGCCAGGACTACGAGGAATAGTAAGAGGTGAGTGATTCATGCCGTTTGCCCCTTGAATATAGCTAGATTATACTGTTACTTGTTTTAAAACATGGCACAAAGGCTGAActcgacagcagcagcagcagcagcaacgaaAACGAAAAGCACACCGACAACACCAGcaacgtcgacatcgtcgagctGTTGCTGGAATACCAATCGCCCATCAACACGTTGAGCAACAAGTCGAAGAAGTACGCAAAGTCCCCGCTGACGCTGGCCGTATGGCTGCAAGACCAGAACATGGTCGAGCTCCTTCTGCGGCACGGAGCCGATCCCACCTTGGAAGAAGCCTACGGGTTCCCCGGCCCCCTCGACgcggccatcgacgacgacgaggaagtcGGTCTGAGGCTGGTCAGGACCCTGCTCGACAGCCCCTTGCCCCCGAACATCAACTACGTgcccgccaacgacgacggcgtagACCACATCCTCATCGAGACGAGCGGGAAGAGAGCGGAACTCGtccagctgctgctcgacTACGGCGCCGACACGAAGTGCTTCCTGTCCCCGTCTTCGAGCTGCAACACGACGccgctcctcggcgccgtgaaGGAGAACAACATCGACACCTGCAAGGTCCTCATACGACACGAGCCAGGCCTGGTCAACCATCAATCCAAGGACGGACTCGTCTACGAGACACCGCTTCACATGGCCGCCAGGGAGGGAAACTCGGAGATGGCCCGCATACTCCTGGAGGCGGGCGCCCGGCCGGACCTCCCATCGCACCACTGGCACGAGACGCCGCTCTGGTCGGCCTGTTACAGGGGGCATCTCGAGATTGCGCAATCCCTGTACCAAATGGCGCCAGAGACCCTCGACACCCCCTCCTACGACGGCGAGACGCCCCTCATGGtcgcctgcgccgccgggAACCTGGCTCTGGTCGGCTTCCTTCTCGAACGGGGCGCCGAAATCGACGCGAGGTGCTCGATGGGCAGGTCGTGCGTCTGcagcgccgtctcggccgacgacggcgccgcgcaCCGCATCGTGGGCCTGCTCCTCCGGCAcgggctcggcgtcgacgacgtcgtcagcgccgtcggcaccaccgtcctcggcgaggcctgCAGGGTCGGCGACGCGCAGACGGTCCGGATGCTGCTCGACAAGGGCGCCGATCCGGCCAAGGGGCAGAAGCCGCCCGGGAACAGCACCTCCGACAACACGCTATGGAGGTCTGCGCTGCGGATCGCGGTGATCAACGGCCGCGCCAGTATCGTAGATATCTTGCTCCGGCACCCCCAGCTCGCGTCATTCGTCGACAGCGCCGACTACTACCGGGAGAACGCCCTGCACATGGGCTCCCTGATCGCACGTGCCGCCAGGTCCGAAGTCGCGACTATGATCTACACGGC
This sequence is a window from Colletotrichum higginsianum IMI 349063 chromosome 8, whole genome shotgun sequence. Protein-coding genes within it:
- a CDS encoding XPG domain-containing protein, which produces MSIYSFLIAVRSDGQQLTNESGETTSHLMGLFYRTLRMVDNGIKPLYVFDGAPPKLKSGELAKRFQRKQEATEGLEEAKETGTAEEVEKFSRRTVRVTREHNADCQKLLKLMGIPFIVAPTEAEAQCAVLARAGKVYAAASEDMDTLTFDTPILLRHLTFSEQRKEPIQEVHIDKVLEGLGMERKQFVDFCILLGCDYLDPIPKVGPSTALKLIREHGDLETLVEAFKNDPKQKYVIPEDWPYQDARELFLNPDVRPADDPLCDFKWEKPDMEGLVQYLVTEKGFSEDRVRGAGARLEKNLKSSQQVRLDGFFKVIPKTEEEKAAHKRKLDAKNEEKKKKLKVEKKEKAAAKAKPRGA
- a CDS encoding Ankyrin: MATPSEVKRTSRLPSVFNWGLWLTPQRSIICIHDLGGSPKSTWHHDESGKTWISDPDFLGGSQDSVRVWTYGYNSEPAPNMTPASIALHADDLLASMMSEYRKCLGGPTIFIAHGLGGTIVKKAAELYTCCPQYFIIKDLTAGIVFLDTVHHPTDSEGVLKAVNTTVTTSLTKHSIKPSADDIREFAEAVRKVNKAFVDQTMPGFLILNCVAKRPVVPKGRGEIDSLNVRTVSVDCDHFELTKLSSPSSRSHVVLVENIEFMMKSISSNKKRAFFLMPSPTLPSTGNPRPPSPGPREFRFRNFHQTMLLMTPQNLQRDPGDPSLCHGPQTRLVHRNETERKSRITCGSGRRKLVNHSAEPCVENVKSHFDLFLTKLGTWNQAHLGYDIHPMPGTCSWIQSEPDFQNWIKSITAADLYVCGGAGCGKTYLAKSVANYLIGDRSRSSPGYDHSVLSFFCNMSATGNKRPPILEYFIKSLLRSSSWFQSLSSDFWLSQDDRNKLDLKSLFEILRQLMASPQLSFGPPKTTEVFLIVDGLQECDASYVQEFLQLVASFIDSPAPRISPPTGPIDPTQPFPRETVRFKFLFTHAPNEIMFLATSRAARINMTDANIMKDIATYVDKEAAAILSVSASAQPLPEIRTWIKSTSGSFFLFAKYSLHDAVATARDGEDYGYSITSRALPCPERLGQYYDHELLPLLQSIDNHNYVLSTLQIVIGAERFISREEVRDAIACLHDDPRLRSLNIQTVLWQRCSRLIRVDANLEFHVSHPSLRLHFASYISEEQQHANMAFLCLKYLSQPTFGRGCATPSSELSRQHPFYDYAAYMWDSHFHRSNGEGLKLLPQLGRFITSPCYDTWSSYISWHTATNQWVYGSPMYHALMSTTWIPPVIALTCANAGHLAHELVTTYSVAESGPKFWNHEITYSISKFVHKLTASRAMAKLFESRGPEPDYSVRDAAGHTPLMRAAMAREGLPYMIKFFLQRTQDVNERSFIHGDTALLLLCHSLQTDDDDFLAYMMSLLLDAGADPNVSGFQGKTCLLEACERNSPTMASMLLRAGARPDSANIAGITPLFEALMNSSEDMVELLLDYDADQSLEFPWPNQQTPLTAAIAERNFGLFCLLLHRVDDVNQLDGLGFAPIHLLTAPENISWLARLLERPDVDLELLSDGWEEDCTKPVRRTPLCFAIVHDNFRAAEMLLVAGASPCRHPEATDETPLYMAVKLARTTRNSKSSSSSNENEKHTDNTSNVDIVELLLEYQSPINTLSNKSKKYAKSPLTLAVWLQDQNMVELLLRHGADPTLEEAYGFPGPLDAAIDDDEEVGLRLVRTLLDSPLPPNINYVPANDDGVDHILIETSGKRAELVQLLLDYGADTKCFLSPSSSCNTTPLLGAVKENNIDTCKVLIRHEPGLVNHQSKDGLVYETPLHMAAREGNSEMARILLEAGARPDLPSHHWHETPLWSACYRGHLEIAQSLYQMAPETLDTPSYDGETPLMVACAAGNLALVGFLLERGAEIDARCSMGRSCVCSAVSADDGAAHRIVGLLLRHGLGVDDVVSAVGTTVLGEACRVGDAQTVRMLLDKGADPAKGQKPPGNSTSDNTLWRSALRIAVINGRASIVDILLRHPQLASFVDSADYYRENALHMGSLIARAARSEVATMIYTACQRLEFETGIDHFQNMLAARNLEGQTPVDIALGRLHERPSGEALANTNETIRQFVTELTETDVRTVVRHKHLMRDLSVLLLRRRGYDRQAVRLLQTLTIDVDIKEEDGHFVEGTTCVLSCDGCEEDEQEVMSFCRSCRTVLCQRCVAENGRDHEMVPVPVMKDRTATDFNSEEIREVFDVLKRDFVTRKNPLLEDEAPVVPFEVDPESEDTTLSLASLHAFGYLVFRRRAWGPYLPLAPAVYERIRPWEAVIEGTRREFQEWVWETETSPFRLHGELGYFLEAGRRTAYNDLETVLREQVVSDVAWMFSQKGRLEDDHRFSTRPGGPRRAKQLGYGDE